One part of the Equus caballus isolate H_3958 breed thoroughbred chromosome 30, TB-T2T, whole genome shotgun sequence genome encodes these proteins:
- the ADSS2 gene encoding adenylosuccinate synthetase isozyme 2 isoform X3 — protein sequence MCDLVSDFDDFSERFKVLANQYKSIYPTLEIDIEGELQKLKGYMERVKPMVKDGVYFLYEALHGPPKKILVEGANAALLDIDFGTYPFVTSSNCTVGGVCTGLGMPPQNVGEVYGVVKAYTTRVGIGAFPTEQDNEIGELLQMRGREFGVTTGRKRRCGWLDLVLLKYAHMINGFTALALTKLDILDVFTEIKVGIAYKLFGDIIPHFPANQEVLNKVEVQYKTLPGWNTDTSNARTFKELPVNAQNYVRFIEDELQVPVKWIGVGKSRESMIQLF from the exons ATGTGCGATCTTGTCTCTGACTTCGATGACTTCTCTGAGAG GTTCAAAGTTCTGGCTAACCAGTACAAATCTATATACCCCACTTTGGAAATAGACATTGAAGGGGAGTTACAAAAACTCAAG GGTTATATGGAAAGGGTTAAACCGATGGTGAAAGATGGAGTTTATTTCCTCTATGAGGCCCTACATGGACCACCAAAGAAGATCCTGGTAGAAGGTGCAAATGCAGCGCTGCTAGACATCGACTTTG gaACTTACCCTTTCGTAACCTCTTCAAACTGTACAGTTGGAGGTGTTTGTACTGGATTAGGTATGCCCCCTCAAAATGTTGGAGAAGTGTATGGAGTTGTGAAAGCTTATACAACTAGAGTTGGTATTGGTGCCTTTCCTACAGAGCAAGACAAT GAAATTGGAGAATTGTTACAAATGAGAGGTAGAGAATTTGGCGTAACTactggaaggaaaagaagatgtgGCTGGTTGGACCTCGTTTTGCTCAAATATGCTCATATGATTAATGGATTTACTGC GTTGGCACTTACCAAATTGGATATTTTGGACGTGTTTACAGAAATCAAAGTTGGAATTGCGTACAAATTATTTGGTGACATCATACCTCATTTCCCAG CAAACCAAGAAGTCTTAAATAAAGTTGAAGTTCAGTATAAGACTCTCCCAGGATGGAACACAGACACATCAAATGCAAGGACATTTAAAGAACTACCTGTTAATGCACAAAATTATGTTCGATTTATTGAAGATGAGCTTCAAGTTCCAG tTAAATGGATTGGCGTGGGTAAATCCAGGGAGTCCATGATTCAGCTCTTCTAA